The proteins below are encoded in one region of Pomacea canaliculata isolate SZHN2017 linkage group LG7, ASM307304v1, whole genome shotgun sequence:
- the LOC112568002 gene encoding uncharacterized protein LOC112568002 — protein sequence MGESVLKKHMVTERHKRGIKVFLKDARFCVTDYFCNQEHPKPAQNQTAPTISASVSNKDQPGLIPAVEVKTEPVDNGHEQIGEPRICNVTSLQNAHSQTVEDLWSGTFRAEIREIFGNKSADQNATVQNVQDVVEKLLKKNEDLLSQNDAIGFKPNRRGRLPAEMARKTEAFPGIGQTAAFSTGLGQRGRVLPSGSVRERDDGIPMGRILRPRTPTLRCHMVEKDKSHFTSAVMETKIGSKESEEILSCARA from the exons atgggcgaaagtgttctgaagaagcacatggttaccgaaagacacaaAAGGggaataaaagtatttctgaaagatgcacgcttttgtgtaactgattacttttgTAATCAAGAACATCCAAAACctgctcaaaatcagacggcaccgaccatctctgcaagtgtgtcca ATAAAGATCAGCCAGGCCTGATACCAGCAGTAGAG GTGAAGACAGAACCAGTTGACAATGGCCATGAGCAGATAGGGGAACCAAGAATTTGCAACGTTACTTCACTTCAAAATGCACATTCACAGACAGTAGAGGACCTCTGGTCTGGCACTTTTCGGGCAGAAATAAGAGAAATTTTTGGAAATAAGTCTGCAGATCAAAATGCCACTGTTCAAAATGTACAGGATGTTGTGGAAAAGCTgctaaaaaagaatgaagaccTGTTGTCACAGAATGATGCCATTGGGTTTAAACCAAATCGGAGAGGTAGGCTTCCAGCTGAAATGGCGCGAAAGACAGAAGCATTTCCTGGCATTGGTCAGACAGCAGCATTTTCCACAGGGCTTGGACAAAGAGGAAGAGTGTTGCCATCAGGAAGCGTCCGAGAACGTGATGATGGTATTCCTATGGGCAGAATTCTGAGACCAAGGACTCCAACATTGCGGTGTCACATGGTTGAGAAAGATAAGTCACATTTTACATCGGCAGTGATGGAGACGAAAATTGGCAGCAAAGAATCAGAGGAGATACTTTCATGTGCAAGAGCATGA